One segment of Babylonia areolata isolate BAREFJ2019XMU chromosome 24, ASM4173473v1, whole genome shotgun sequence DNA contains the following:
- the LOC143298605 gene encoding putative G-protein coupled receptor 139, with protein MTNFSDWASGTAGNNTTLTLCSDLTCYAEYRAALTIWKVWTPSLLLLGGFANIATIFVMRNIKDHNSSQHVFLIALAVSDFSLLFTGALREWVRRGFGVDVRLLHTVVCKVHKWLVYSVNTTSAWLVTSVTVQRTMAVLWPHRMRIVCTVRRTWIVIAALVVTAFAIDFHLVPGSEISSANGCDTDPAGLYRYFYVHIFTWVDMCVSSLLPFVILFVCDVILSFTLFKATSSTATFLADHAVSAASGNSTHHSDIRRKAASRTTVMILTLSGTFFLLTMPVCVFLIWYQHAFNYSQQDPQASARVELATAVTFMLWYTNSSINFFLYCMTGTKFRKECWRWVQCGVLSPATVVETTAGSKQLDSK; from the coding sequence ATGACGAACTTTTCAGACTGGGCTTCTGGAACAGCAGGCAACAACACCACACTCACGCTATGCTCAGACCTCACTTGCTACGCGGAGTACCGCGCGGCTCTGACAATCTGGAAAGTGTGGACCCCGAGCCTCCTCCTCCTTGGGGGCTTTGCAAACATCGCCACCATCTTCGTCATGCGGAACATCAAGGACCACAACTCTTCACAGCACGTCTTCCTTATCGCCCTTGCTGTGTCGGACTTCTCTTTGCTGTTCACAGGAGCGCTACGTGAGTGGGTACGCCGTGGTTTCGGTGTGGACGTGAGGCTTCTGCACACGGTGGTGTGCAAGGTTCACAAGTGGCTGGTGTACTCCGTCAACACCACCTCCGCCTGGCTGGTGACCAGTGTGACAGTGCAGAGGACCATGGCCGTGCTGTGGCCGCACCGGATGAGGATAGTGTGCACGGTGCGCAGGACCTGGATAGTCATCGCCGCTCTCGTCGTCACCGCCTTCGCCATCGACTTCCACCTGGTGCCGGGCAGCGAGATCTCCAGCGCCAACGGGTGCGACACAGACCCCGCGGGGCTGTACAGGTATTTTTACGTCCACATTTTCACCTGGGTGGACATGTGCGTGTCTTCTCTCCTGCCCTTCGTCATCCTGTTCGTGTGTGACGTCATATTATCCTTCACGCTCTTCAAGGCCACCTCCTCTACCGCCACCTTCCTTGCTGATCATGCGGTGTCCGCCGCCAGTGGTAACTCCACACACCACAGCGACATCCGCAGGAAAGCCGCTTCCAGAACCACGGTCATGATCCTGACTTTGTCCGGTACTTTCTTCTTGCTGACCATGccggtgtgtgtctttctgattTGGTACCAGCACGCCTTTAACTATTCACAACAGGACCCCCAAGCGTCGGCAAGGGTGGAGCTGGCGACGGCGGTGACGTTTATGTTGTGGTACACCAACAGCTCCATCAATTTCTTCCTTTACTGTATGACTGGGACCAAGTTCAGAAAGGAGTGCTGGCGTTGGGTCCAGTGCGGGGTTCTCTCTCCAGCAACAGTTGTGGAAACAACGGCTGGAAGCAAACAGCTGGACAGTAAATGA